The DNA region tccagcagagcattgtaagaaactcactgatggatacaggaagcggttgttcgcagctaTTTCGTCTAAagcttgtgctaccaagtattaggctgagggtgccaatacttttgtctggcccatttttggagttttgtgtaaaatgataaggattttttttttcattctcttttgtgttttttaattgcaagcaaaataaatgaagatattactaccgaagcatttgtaattgcaatccttttctgggagaaattgggcattatctgacagaattgcagaggtgccaacACTTTTGGTCAGCAGTGTATATACACAAACTTTAAATCAAGAAGGTGAGTCACACatctgtcatgcttaagtgactgTAATTGTGTGAATTTTGTACGAAATTATGATAAGCAGTtctgaagatgaatgaatggtaATTATAATTCCAAATAGTGCAAATTTAGGGAAATTGGACTTCAAAGGTTTCACTGTATTAGCAGGAGCTTGTGAGATACCTACTTGTTGCATTTTAACAGCACCATATGCAAACTTTGGACTTGATGGTGGTATGAGCCCTTCTGGTATTTTGCGATACTATTTAATAGAAAATACAGAATATGTGAAATGCTTTTAATGCCCCATGAATAATAATGCATCAAAATCCATATCTAAATACCATTCTGATCACCTCCCGGATGGCAAAGTACTTCTCAGTGAGGTCTCCGGCCTCGGTGAGCGGAGCATTGTAGTCATAACTGGTTGGCTGCGCAGCAAAAGGCGAATTGGCACCTGGGGAGTTCAAGCATAATCTGATGCCATAAAAGCTTtgttattaagaaaaaaaaaacgttttaatatacCGACCGTTCCAGTATCCAAAGTTGGTCCCGCCAATAAACATGTACCTGTCACAGGACACAAAAACAAATTTCAaaagattttgagactaattgagAGAGATGTCTGGCATGGAATCACACAGACTAAATAAAATGACTCACAGGTTGACATTGGCACCCATGGCCAGGATTTCATTGAGGGTCACTGCCACTTTTTTGGCTGAGACGGCTGAGTGAGGCGAGCCCCAATGGTCCAGCCAGCCTGTGTAGTACTCAGAGTTCACCTGGGGAGGAAGGAAGACAGTGAGTCTCCCTAAAACTAAAGAATTGTGAATTAAAATAATACCTTGACTTTTGATTTTAGTTAATTCAATCACCAAGTCGTATGAGGGTCAGAAACTACAAGTGGCAAGTGCCTGCTCTAGTTTTGGGCACTTCAAATTTTTTGATCATCCTTGCAATGAAGATGTATCAGCCAATACACAAGGAGCTAcagacaaaataacattttaatggGTTTGAAACATTAGGGAGACACAGTCGGCTGGTGCCTGGTTCTTTAAAAGTGCCAAAGTGATTTGATGGCATTTCAGTTTAttacagtaaagaaaaaaatggtagATGCTTGCCAAAGGTCCCTGAGGTTCTGCATGTCGTTGCACGGAAAATGCAGCAGACACATTAGAAcctgcaaaaataaattattactaATTAGTCAGGCTTAGTTGTTAACTTGTTACAATGAAGTCTGACCAACCTGGGCCGAAGTCGACGGTGGTATAGATGCCTTGGATGGTGCCGCACTTAAGGAAGCCCAGAGAGGCACCGTCCGTAGTGAACAGCACCGTCTCTTCACCCAGGTAGGATCTCATAAGCTTGGTTAGGTGACGCAGGTAGTTGTAATCACATTTGAAGTAGCTTCCATATTCATTCTCTACCTGAACAAAATGGGTGTAtaattaatatgcaaattctcaTTAAATACTACAGTTGTTATGGACAAACAACAACCAGACACCCAACCACCTGCACGGTGATAATAGGGCCGCCATTCTGATAGAGGAAGGGCTTCATCATTGGCAGCAATTTGCTCATCCAGCTATCCACTGCTGCTATGTAATCTGAAACAAACGGTTTAGACAGCTGAGTGATTCGTGTGTTGTGCTTCAAACAACTATGTTAGACCACAAAATGTATACTGTTACACTGGATTATCACCTGGATCTGAAGAGCGCAGCACAATGTCTTTCTTATGGAGAAGCCAGGCAGGCAGTCCTCCCTGTGTGAGTTATATTTGTATGTTATTATTGTTTTAGTCATTGGGGCGCAACATAAATTGCACAACTTGGGGAGTTGAtctaatgcaaatttgaaaacaGTACAGTATctagatttttttaatacagacagtagtgctgcaacgattaatcaattaacttgagtaattcgattagaaaaaagctttgaatcaaatttcgcagcttcgagtattcgtttaattagattggtgttgtaatagtttattttgaaagtgttttcatttagttttattgatatggctggatacactgccctctagtgataacagtgaatatgacataactcatctcatggctgaatccagcttctccctgttaagaccaacataaggcaggggtccccaaccgcagggccgcggaccggtactggtccaTGGCGTATTTGGTAGCGGGCagcaaaagaaataataatttattcacGACTGCATAAtggccaaattaactttggcctgtgccccttaacacaccaGTATCCctatctactctagatataatacaacAGGATGGAATGTCGTCACAGAAATCCATTAGTTGgattgctagcagtacatcttgttttgtatatctatgtgcgcttgtccttgaTAATAATGGCTGACGTAGAATAACTGAAATACAGACGTCCTTGGATAGATTTATACCGGGGAAAAGGGCACCCGATGAGCCAGAAGGTGAGCCTAAAaccttgaagaaaacaaaatctacgctacttcccaatcactaaagacccacgaactgcgaaggaggggatctgtgacccgtttgtgaataaaccgagttatttgagcatgtctgtgcaacaggaggatcaatttgtagagatcacaaataatggcgaccttaaacgtacatttgagacaacaactctaacgaggttctggattattccggaatatcctgacattgctaggagagcattgaaaaccgtgCCActttttccaacatcgtatctttgtgaagaggactctcactctcccatcacacATTCATGGgatcatctcgtctcaacgaaacaagcttaggcctcccactgatttagcaggtgagttatattttccctACACTTAACACgatggggctaaaaacaaatgttattttatatttgctgtatttttctgccgcacattgccgtgttctgaaaaatttggcatgcgcgtaatgttaaaaatggccgcgaatgcagcgattccaaaataaacactacaaacttcctttaaagaaaggaatattaacttacgtttgccatgttagctgcacacaacaactgcatgcaGTTCTCACTTAACAACTTTGcggtgtcgttaaacattaatttacaccatttttgtgttgcacatgtatgtttatgatgtaaatagttttttagcaccgttggataacattgagagtccaactgaatataaaagagggctttttcaccgcaataaaagctttgggagcaaaattttataagggtacaaaatttgacagaacaccggtctgtgaaaaaaaaaacacaaatcaaactcgCAAAAAAGGCTGGGGGACCCCtgacataaggtatgtttttgtttgagctaatgtttctttaatacattcgtaatttagtttataggtatatttagccattttttgttggaatatgtgttcGGCCGATTTGgtaagagcatttaaaaaaaaaaagttagcactttatagcatttaagctagcggacttttgcaatgcaagttagccaattgttcttttgttgtgcttatatcctcatttatttatttatttatttatttatttatttatttttttttttatgaaagtgcaattcagggtagtttgaagaaacagccAGGGAATTTTATTctatattcgcatttaatgctcttttgaaagtgcaatcttagcaagcctttgttctcctaaaattgattctgaagcgcattaaatgttcctaatccgattacttgattattcgaactaactagttgatagattaatcgactactaaaataatcgatagctggagCCCTAACAGACAGTAAGGTATCAAAAATGTGAGCATTTGGGATGAGTGACAGTTAGACAATTACAGGTTTTTatcctgtttttcttttttctgaaATCTCCACAATCCTGCGGGTTTCACTGAGTATTTTACTTTGGCACCGTCTGGTGAAAACTTTATGTTGTTAGATTGAATTTGATGACTGTATTTTTTAATCTCCAATTTGGAATATTCTGTTTTGTTGGCTGTTGTTCCCTCTCCTGCACTGTTGAGATCAAAGTAAAGGTTTCTACTTCCCTCTGAATGCAGCAACAAATTGCCAATGTTGTCTACCTTGCTGTTACGAGTGCCTCTATTCTTTAAAATGTATTGTCGTGTGAATAAAGTGAATTTATATGGCTTTAGTTTGTGGAAAGTGCTTGGGCGATATTTTTGTTTGCACAAGTGTTATAACACACCAGTTGATGTGAGAGTGTTCAGTCTATTATGCTAGTTaacactattatttttggtttGAATGATTTTAAACAGGCTACTaatatttttgttactgtaaGATGCGTTAACAGATGCAAAGTATGAATGCTTTGTGATATTGTTAAATGTGTACCTAATTAAAGGGATAGACCGTATTGTATTATTCACACACCTCTTGGCAAGTAAACTCCTTAAATGAAGAAGAATGTTTTGCTCACTGGAACCCCTGACATGTAGAAGGAATGTAGAAAACAGAAAGTTTCTCTCACCATATCCCACTCGGCACAAATATAAGGCCCCGGTCGAAGGATGACCAGAAGTCCGATATCCTGAGCCAGCTGAAGGAAATGCTCCAAATCTCTGTCTCCGCTGAAGTTGTATCTGCCCGGCGACTCCTCATGGAAGTTCCACGGTATATATCTGTGTTAGGAAattattgcagttttttttaattccaaaaAGTAAATGTGCATGGCACACTGGTACTACAGAAAAAAAGCTTGGTCCTTTTAAGTGTTTGACATATTGAAGAAACAGAGGAACACAATGAAATGGTCACGTACGTCTGAATGGCATTTAGACCCGCCATGTACATCTTAAGCAGTCGGTCTTTCCAGTAGACCCTTGGGATCCTGCTGTAGTGAATGCTGCCTGAAATGTAGCGGAACTTCTCTCCATCTTTGCGAAAGCAGTCATTCTTGAAGTCCACGCTAAAGGACGGCGGCACGGATTGCTGTGAACACGTTCGTAAAAACTTTTCATGGAAGCCCTGGTTATTCAATTCAATATAttcacacacattcatatttacaaagTATGCTAGACTAGTACATTATTCCATTATGCTAgctagggaaaaaaaatctactttacAGGGAGCCATAACCGGGGTGTTTTtcggtttttttcattttgttatcaacatttattcaattatAATTTgactgattcattaaaaaatgtaaaaacaattattaataaaatggatacttaataattacaataatataattaaataattataataataagaattagggctgcagctatcgattattttagtagtcgattaatcgatgaactagtcagttcgaatagtcgagtaatcggataaggaacatgaaaaaatacctgaggtgagcctcaaacggtatagaaaaataaataagaatcaatgtacaacaaaagaaaattggctaacttacatagcataacgccactagcttaaatgcaacaaaacgcttttttttttttaaacaacgctcttgacaaatggtccagacacatattcctacaaaaaaaaaaaaaaaaaacggctaaatatacatataaactaattaacgaatgtattaaaaaaaaacattagctcaaacaaaaacttatggtggtcttaacatggagcagctagattcagccatgtgaaaggaggcagacaagagggcagtgtatccacccaaatcaataaaacttcatacaaatacttttaaaattgaccattacaacaccactttaattaaacgaatactcgaagcagcaaaatttaattcaaatcttttttctaatcgaatccacgaattgatcgattaatcgttgcagcactaataagaataaaataccgtatttaagttatattattatttatgcattattattattatattatctatattattatataaacaTTACcaaataatataattaaaattGAGACATTGTCTTGATGGGGTTAAgtaatatgtattttttcaattatcatCAAAAAGGTACTTGCTTTATAAAGAGTTAATTAACTCAAAACTTCGTGGTGATTTGTAAAAGCACACTCACTGAACAGTACGTAGTGTTCAGTAAATGTGCGTTAAGCCacgatatttattttttaaatcgacGCGTTTGCGCATATTGCTGGATGAAAAAT from Corythoichthys intestinalis isolate RoL2023-P3 chromosome 8, ASM3026506v1, whole genome shotgun sequence includes:
- the glb1 gene encoding beta-galactosidase, encoding MSLVGIASFLLLLVGLSQSVPPSFSVDFKNDCFRKDGEKFRYISGSIHYSRIPRVYWKDRLLKMYMAGLNAIQTYIPWNFHEESPGRYNFSGDRDLEHFLQLAQDIGLLVILRPGPYICAEWDMGGLPAWLLHKKDIVLRSSDPDYIAAVDSWMSKLLPMMKPFLYQNGGPIITVQVENEYGSYFKCDYNYLRHLTKLMRSYLGEETVLFTTDGASLGFLKCGTIQGIYTTVDFGPGSNVSAAFSVQRHAEPQGPLVNSEYYTGWLDHWGSPHSAVSAKKVAVTLNEILAMGANVNLYMFIGGTNFGYWNGANSPFAAQPTSYDYNAPLTEAGDLTEKYFAIREVIRMYRKIPEGLIPPSSPKFAYGAVKMQQLQTVSEALETISFSGPVESIFPQTFIDLNQAFGYVLYRTELPVDCSIPTPLASPLNGVHDRAYVSVDGVAAGILERNKVISINVTGKAGSQVDILVENMGRINYGRDINDFKGLVTNLTLGNVVLKGWTMYSLSIDQAIDQGLFWATKPTSAGPIRPAALSLPAFYGGAFMIPDGIPDLPQDTYIHLSNWRKGQVWINGFNLGRYWPSRGPQLTLFVPANILSTDTPNNVTVLELEMAPCLLGSCTVEFTTTPILNASVQSDHQQHWPMFGKALL